In one window of Methanolobus mangrovi DNA:
- a CDS encoding DUF1641 domain-containing protein codes for MDNENTPTSIPVGPEDMEAFLDLVRTARIMQDYMNDQTAHGIAEIMATVFKLANAVISTDMVDVIERGLQDPELDKALINPPKVGFGGLLKQMQDEDFQKGLGVMLTLVKAIGRATED; via the coding sequence ATGGATAATGAAAATACACCAACAAGTATTCCCGTGGGACCTGAAGATATGGAAGCTTTTCTTGATCTGGTAAGAACTGCCAGGATCATGCAGGATTACATGAATGACCAGACAGCCCATGGAATCGCTGAAATCATGGCAACTGTCTTCAAGCTTGCAAACGCAGTAATAAGTACGGACATGGTGGATGTGATCGAGAGAGGATTGCAGGACCCGGAACTTGACAAAGCTCTTATCAATCCACCTAAAGTTGGATTTGGTGGTTTACTAAAACAAATGCAGGACGAGGATTTCCAGAAAGGTCTTGGCGTCATGCTGACACTCGTTAAAGCAATTGGAAGGGCCACAGAAGACTAA